A stretch of Aquarana catesbeiana isolate 2022-GZ unplaced genomic scaffold, ASM4218655v1 unanchor235, whole genome shotgun sequence DNA encodes these proteins:
- the LOC141121948 gene encoding uncharacterized protein encodes MMDNQPPLTSPDGSSNGNPPERCPRPLYSRDSTQEGHTIPHHHQSGNLGDDNIDVKEEYKEEDEEYGVMEELLEGHKDMMEPPNTRNPPERCPRPLYSRDSTQEDHTIPHCYKSGDPIDIEFEVKAEEEERYVRDDQQSMEEDGITGTFIEDTPTEISTVDGREMRKTSEDCLTLSPDCKVEDEDITQYSPGENPTTSNVHPAPHSVDGPSYSSYPEEPQTVRDGAVLPTEKSFSCTECGKCFRFKCNLIRHKRFHTGEKPYSCPECGKCFHTKSHLNVHKRSHTGEKPYSCPECGKCFSVKSDLYKHQRSHTGEKPYFCPKCGKCFSDKSSLYRHQRSHTGEKPFYCPECGKCFSDKSSLYRHQRSHTGEKPHSCPECGKCFHTKSHLNVHKRSHTGEKPYSCPECGKCFSVKSDLYKHQRSHTGEKPYFCPECGKCFSDKSSLYRHQRSHTGEKPHSCPECGKCFSVKSKLYTHQRSHTGEKPYSCTECGKCFSQKANLSKHQRSHTGEKPLSCPE; translated from the exons atgatggacaatcagccgcccctcacatcaccgg atggatccagtaatgggaacccaccagagagatgtccccgtcctctgtattcccgggattccacacaggaaggtcacaccatccctcaccatcatcag agtggaaacctcggggatgataatattgatgttaaagaagagtataaagaggaggatgaggagtatggagtgatggaggagttattAGAAGGACataaggatatgatggagccacctaataccaggaacccaccagagagatgtccccgtcctctgtattcccgggattccacacaggaagatcacaccatccctcactgttacaag agtggagatccaatcgatatagaatttgaggttaaagcagaagaagaagagaggtatgtgagagatgatcagcagtctatggaggaggatggaataacggggacatttatagaggacactcctacagagatcagtacag tagatggacgggagatgaggaaaacctcagaggattgtctcactttgtctccagactgtaaagtagaagatgaggacatcacacagtatagtccaggagaaaacccgactacctcaaatgtccatccggcaccacacagtgtagatggaccatcgtattcctcttatcctgaggaacctcagactgtgagggacggtgccgtccttccaacagagaagagcttttcctgtactgagtgcgggaagtgtttccgttttaaatGCAATCTTATTAGGCATAAAAGatttcacacaggtgagaagccatattcctgtcctgagtgcgggaaatgtttccataCTAAATcacatcttaatgtgcataaaagatctcacacaggggagaaaccgtattcctgtcctgagtgcgggaaatgtttttcagtgaagtctgatctttacaaacatcagagatctcacacgggggagaagccatatttctgtcctaaatgcgggaaatgtttttccgacaagtccagtctttacagacatcagagatctcacacgggggagaagccattttactgtcctgagtgcgggaaatgtttttccgacaagtccagtctttacagacatcagagatctcacacgggggagaaaccgcattcctgtcctgagtgcgggaaatgtttccataCTAAATcacatcttaatgtgcataaaagatctcacacaggggagaaaccgtattcctgtcctgagtgcgggaaatgtttttcagtgaagtctgatctttacaaacatcagagatctcacacgggggagaagccatatttctgtcctgagtgcgggaaatgtttttccgacaagtccagtctttacagacatcagagatctcacacgggggagaaaccgcattcctgtcctgagtgcgggaaatgtttttccgtAAAGTCCAaactttacacacatcagagatcccacaccggggagaagccatattcttgtactgagtgtgggaaatgtttttcacagaaggccaatctttccaaacatcagagatctcacacgggggagaagccactttcctgtcctgagtga